The following DNA comes from Actinomycetota bacterium.
TTTGTTGGCTTCCATCCATTCCAGGTAGGTCAGGCTGTCTGAAGCCTGGGGCGCAAATTGCTCTTTTTTCCACCATTTTCTGGTATGTTCCTGGGTAAGGAAAGTGCCAGGAATTGGCCCTACCCCATTTATGACATCAATAGCCAGGGTTTCATTATTTACCTCTACCCCTTCCAGTAAGCGGGCAATCATGCCCACTACGTCATGGTCCAAAATCAACTGCACCGGATGGAAAGACAGCTCCCCATATATGCAGCCGTGATAGCCTATCTCATTGGCCCCTGACAGCAGGGACAGCATGCAGGATATGGTTTTTTCATAACCGCACTGGTAGTCAATCCTCTTGGAATTGGAAACCCCGGTGGAGTGGTTGCCGATAGGTATGTTGTACCTACGCCAGATCTGGTTAAAAACCACCTGGTGCATAGAGCTTTCTATGCGGCCGAATACGGGGTAACCGGATCTCATGTTCTGTGAAAAACCAAAATCACTAACCAGCACTCCTGTTCCCGGTTTAATCAATTGGGCCAGAACCACTCCTGCCATCAGCTCTGCATTATTGGTAACAGTAGCCCCGGCGGTAGTTACCGGAGAGGTAGCCCCATAGGTGGCTCCGCTCTGTATATACAGGGGAAAGCCCGCTTCCACATTCCTAAAAGCTGATATGCAGGCATCTTCCTGGTAGGCCAGGGGAGGCGATACTGCCACTACCCCCAGATTTATAGCCCCCAGGGCCTGGGCCATTTCTATGGCAAATATTTCACAATCATTACCGTAATTGCAGTGAAGGGGCAGGGTGCTGTTTCTAAAATTAGCAGCATCACCTTCCAGCATATCCATTACTGCAGGAGTATTCTTAAATCCGAAATAGGGAACGTAGGATCCGGTATAATGTACGGTATCCAAAGCATCCATTATCTTTACCGTATCATAGAATTCTTTTCTGGTAGGAACCCTGGGCTCCCAGGTTTCCAAATCAACGGTGTCTTTGCCCGGAAAAGGCAAAAAGTGACTGACATTACCCCCAAAGTTTAAGCCCTGGCCTGACCCCCGGCCTTTTATCTTAAAGCTGCTGGGAGCCTTACGCAGGCATTCTTCTACCAATCCTTGGGGGAATTTTACTAAATTCTGCCCATGGTCTACCTGGCAACCGTTTTCCTCAAACAGCTTTAGCGCTCTCTTGCTTTCAAATCTTACCCCGGTGTTTTGCAGGACCTCCAGTGAACCTTTATGGATTAATTCTATCTGTTCCGGGGAAAGTATTTCCAAGGGGCGCAAATTTCTAGTAACTCCTCTTTCCCATACCATGTTGGCCTCACTCCTTTCCCATTAAACTTTTACATAATCTGGGTGCTCTGGGGGCAGTGCTTTCATAACCGTCCGCCCCTATTTCATCAGCGAATTCCTGGTTGGTGGCTGCTCCCCCTATGATTACCTTGACTTTATCCCTGAGCCCTTTTTCCTTAAGGATTTCTATTACCCTCCTCTGTTCAGTGACAGTGGTGGTCAGCAGGGCGGACAAGGCTAAAATATCGGGATCATATTTTTCAATGGCCTCAATAAATTTTTCGGGAGCTACGTCTACTCCTAAATCAATTACCCTAAAATTTTCAGCTACCAGGAACGCCTTTACCATCGATTTTCCTATATCGTGGATATCACCTTTAACCGTGCCCAGCACAATGGTGCTTACTTTATCCATTTTGGTGCCTGATTTTTCTATTTCTTCCTCTACTACTGATATAGCCTCTGACATGGCACTGGCTGCACCTACCAGTTCCGGAAGGAACAATTCACCGCTTTCAAACCCATCTCCAATCTTGCGGATGGCTTCGGTCATGCCTTCTAGAATCTTGGCTGGATCCATCCCTTGCTGAATGGCTTCAGCAGCTGTTTGTCGTGCAAGCTGGCCATTATAGCTAAATATTGCTTCCTTTAGCTTATCCATGATTTCTGACATATTAGTAACCCCCCATCTTTAAAATGGTACTTATTGCTTTTAATAGATATTATTAATTTAGCTTTTGAGAAATTACGGCTGTATGTTATCGGTTTCAATCATAAAATTAGAAAAAACCTTTGTCAAGCAAACCTATATGGGGCAGATAATCATATTTTAATTACACTCTTTGACACTAGGCTAAATATATGCTATAAAAAAAACAATTGAATCAGTTGGCTGAGAAATAGAGTCCAACAAAGTGCATGATGGTGTATTTTGTTGGGCTCTATCGTTTTATATAACCCGATGGAAAAGAAGGGGCATGATAAGTACCGCTATAATTGATAGGCTAAACAGGGAACTTGGCCTGGAACAGGTTTCTACCAATATTAATGACCTGATTACCCTGTCCAGGGATGTAACCCCTATTTGCTATAAATGGATTGATCTTTACGGACAGCCTCCCCAAAGGGCGGATGCAGCAGTATTTCCTAAAAATATGGAACACCTCAAATCGATTTTAAACATAGCCAATGAAGAAAAGATCCCTTTAAATATTTACGGGGGAGGCTCGGGCACAGTGGGGGGAATAATACCGCTGGAAGGCGGTATTACCGTGGATATGTCTTATTTTGACCGCATACTGGGAATTGATCACCAGTCTTTGTCAGTAACAGTGGAGTCAGGGGTTATAGCCCAGATATTGGAGGATTACCTTAATTTAAGGGGCTACACTTTCCGGCATTATCCCCAGTCTTTTCGTTCTGCTTCCATAGGGGGGCTTATCGCTACCAAATCCATAGGCCAGTTTTCAACCAAATACGGAGGCATAG
Coding sequences within:
- a CDS encoding trimethylamine methyltransferase family protein, with protein sequence MVWERGVTRNLRPLEILSPEQIELIHKGSLEVLQNTGVRFESKRALKLFEENGCQVDHGQNLVKFPQGLVEECLRKAPSSFKIKGRGSGQGLNFGGNVSHFLPFPGKDTVDLETWEPRVPTRKEFYDTVKIMDALDTVHYTGSYVPYFGFKNTPAVMDMLEGDAANFRNSTLPLHCNYGNDCEIFAIEMAQALGAINLGVVAVSPPLAYQEDACISAFRNVEAGFPLYIQSGATYGATSPVTTAGATVTNNAELMAGVVLAQLIKPGTGVLVSDFGFSQNMRSGYPVFGRIESSMHQVVFNQIWRRYNIPIGNHSTGVSNSKRIDYQCGYEKTISCMLSLLSGANEIGYHGCIYGELSFHPVQLILDHDVVGMIARLLEGVEVNNETLAIDVINGVGPIPGTFLTQEHTRKWWKKEQFAPQASDSLTYLEWMEANKKDCIQYALELMDHIIKTHEPEPLSGKEEQAIEDILNQARNHYRKTGLISDKEWETYKQDLNASGYPYQ
- a CDS encoding corrinoid protein is translated as MSEIMDKLKEAIFSYNGQLARQTAAEAIQQGMDPAKILEGMTEAIRKIGDGFESGELFLPELVGAASAMSEAISVVEEEIEKSGTKMDKVSTIVLGTVKGDIHDIGKSMVKAFLVAENFRVIDLGVDVAPEKFIEAIEKYDPDILALSALLTTTVTEQRRVIEILKEKGLRDKVKVIIGGAATNQEFADEIGADGYESTAPRAPRLCKSLMGKE